Proteins encoded by one window of Salvia splendens isolate huo1 chromosome 7, SspV2, whole genome shotgun sequence:
- the LOC121741370 gene encoding uncharacterized protein LOC121741370, with protein MGAACCIAAKDRTIVHGPSSGTLQRHVRYSPSWSFRWDNRGRVAEEETHANWLHDGDVGNRQVEVKYSNSALDEGSPVVGRHSRWQKSHVSDGNAGNSNFQISDEAISRNLVEVKDSADSRSVSHPSPVKLSPLSTSATSPVTSQSQFLRPDSTPSRCHHYSRGPQFLHQVPASKIPEYKSPPFSISEETSSHPPPDWGSESARVSNGGSSDSWSIPVLSELTATRRERWSFGSENSHFSVDKIATSSGSPPADLQTCGVCAKLLTMRSSWEWASQKFVSSNELAVVSILACGHVYHAECLEHMTPEINKYDPACPVCTYGEKQAVKMSEKALKAELDLKHRKRRSKKHADGSDWRAEAKGSKMGSSIINKSSPFLKRHLSFGSKSGKLLQENHMLARRKPFFWAKSSKE; from the exons ATGGGTGCTGCTTGCTGTATTGCTGCAAAGGACAGAACTATAGTGCACGGACCAAGTAGTGGAACACTGCAGAGGCATGTTCGGTATTCACCATCATGGAGCTTTAGATGGGATAATCGTGGTCGGGTAGCTGAAGAAGAAACACATGCAAATTGGTTGCATGATGGAGATGTAGGAAATCGTCAAGTAGAAGTAAAATATAGTAATTCTGCTTTGGACGAAGGTAGTCCAGTAGTTGGTCGTCACTCACGTTGGCAGAAGTCTCATGTTTCTGATGGAAATGCGGGTAATTCAAATTTCCAAATTTCAG ATGAAGCCATCTCCAGGAATCTAGTGGAG GTCAAGGACTCTGCAGATTCTCGATCAGTTTCACACCCATCACCAGTCAAGCTATCTCCCTTATCCACATCTGCAACGTCCCCCGTGACTTCACAAAGTCAGTTTCTTCGTCCGGACTCAACTCCTTCAAGATGCCATCACTATTCTCGTGGACCCCAGTTTTTGCACCAAGTGCCTGCTAGCAAGATCCCAGAATATAAATCACCACCATTCTCAATTTCTGAAGAAACCTCTTCGCATCCGCCTCCTGATTGGGGCAGCGAATCAGCTAGGGTCTCCAATGGCGGGTCTTCAGACAGTTGGTCCATCCCCGTGCTCTCTGAGCTCACGGCTACCCGAAGAGAGAGGTGGTCATTCGGTAGCGAAAACTCACACTTCAGTGTCGATAAAATTGCTACAAGTTCAGGGTCACCTCCTGCTGATCTCCAAACTTGCGGTGTTTGTGCGAAGCTTTTGACCATGAGATCCTCGTGGGAGTGGGCCAGCCAAAAGTTCGTATCAAGTAACGAACTAGCCGTGGTTTCTATTCTAGCATGTGGCCACGTCTACCATGCCGAATGCTTGGAGCATATGACTCCTGAAATCAACAAGTATGACCCAGCCTGCCCGGTCTGTACTTACGGGGAAAAACAGGCTGTGAAGATGTCTGAGAAGGCTTTGAAAGCTGAACTGGATTTAAAACATAGAAAGAGACGTAGTAAAAAGCATGCTGATGGTAGTGATTGGAGAGCTGAGGCAAAAGGTTCCAAAATGGGCTCGAGTATAATCAACAAGAGCTCGCCTTTCTTGAAACGACACTTGTCTTTTGGCTCGAAATCTGGTAAGTTGCTGCAAGAGAATCATATGCTTGCTCGAAGAAAGCCATTTTTCTGGGCAAAATCTAGCAAGGAGTGA
- the LOC121741371 gene encoding 26S proteasome regulatory subunit S10B homolog B-like, translating into MATTENDDAARRKSAISDYRKKLLNHKELEGRVRSVRENLRAVKKEYAKTEDDLKSLQSVGQIIGEVLRPLDNERLIVKASSGPRYVVGCRSKVDKEKLTAGTRVVLDMTTLTIMRALPREVDPVVYNMLHEDPGNVSYSAVGGLSDQIRELRESIELPLMNPELFIRVGIKPPKGVLLYGPPGTGKTLLARAIASNIDANFLKVVSSAIIDKYIGESARLIREMFNYARDHQPCIIFMDEIDAIGGRRFSEGTSADREIQRTLMELLNQLDGFDQLGKVKMIMATNRPDVLDPALLRPGRLDRKIEIPLPNEQSRMEILKIHASGIAKHGEIDYEAVVKLAEGFNGADLRNICTEAGMSAIRAERDYVIHEDFMKAVRKLNEAKKLESSAHYSTDFGKE; encoded by the exons ATGGCAACAACCGAGAACGACGACGCCGCCCGCCGCAAATCGGCCATCTCAGATTACCGGAAAAAGCTTCTCAACCACAAGGAGCTCGAGGGGCGCGTTCGATCTG TAAGGGAGAATTTGAGAGCTGTAAAGAAGGAGTATGCTAAAACAGAAGATGATCTGAAGTCCCTTCAAAGTGTTGGACAGATTATAGGTGAAGTGCTGAGACCACTGGACAATGAACGCT TGATAGTCAAAGCAAGTAGCGGCCCTAGATATGTGGTAGGTTGCCGCAGTAAGGTGGACAAGGAAAAACTTACAGCTGGCACTAGGGTGGTTCTCGATATGACAACCCTCACAATAATGCGAGCTCTACCTCGTGAG GTGGATCCAGTTGTCTATAATATGCTTCATGAAGATCCAGGAAATGTTAGTTATTCTGCCGTTGGTGGTTTGTCGGATCAAATCCGAGAATTGAGAGAATCTATAGAATTACCTCTAATGAACCCTGAACTCTTCATCAGAGTTGGCATCAAACCACCCAAG GGTGTACTTCTCTATGGGCCTCCTGGAACTGGAAAGACATTGTTGGCCAGAGCTATTGCCAGTAACATAGATGCGAATTTCTTAAAG GTAGTATCAAGTGCAATTATTGACAAATATATAGGTGAAAGTGCAAGGTTGATCAGGGAAATGTTTAATTATGCTCGCGATCACCAA CCTTGCATCATATTTATGGATGAGATCGATGCCATTGGTGGGCGTCGTTTTAGTGAAGGAACAAGTGCCGATCGTGAAATTCAAAGGACTCTGATGGAGTTACTAAACCAGCTTGATGGGTTTGACCAGCTCGGAAAG GTTAAAATGATAATGGCTACAAATAGGCCTGATGTTCTGGACCCTGCACTTCTTCGTCCTGGAAGATTAGATAGGAAAATAGAAATCCCATTGCCAAATGAGCAGTCACGAATGGAAATTCTCAAAATTCATGCTTCTGGAATAGCCAAGCATGGAGAAATTGATTATGAAGCCGTTGTCAAACTTGCTGAG GGTTTCAATGGAGCTGATCTTCGGAATATTTGTACGGAAGCTGGTATGTCAGCAATTCGTGCAGAGCGTGATTACGTCATCCATGAAGACTTCATGAAG GCTGTGAGAAAACTAAACGAAGCTAAGAAGCTAGAATCAAGTGCACATTACAGTACTGATTTTGGCAAGGAGTAG